The Campylobacter curvus genome includes the window TTTCCACGGCTTCCGATGCCGTTAGTTTGCTCTTTGGCTACGAGCATGAAGGGCGGATCTATAGTCATGTTTCGCACGCCCTCGCACAAAATCTCCTGCGTTGAACCCACGCTATCAACAAATTCTACTATCAAATTTTCTCCTAAATTTACCCCACAAAGAGCATTATCAAAATTAGTCGTATCGCCGTTTAAATTTACGTTAAGAAATTTTACTGCCAGCCACTAGCCGCTTTCCATTTATATAGGCTTTTGCGTCCAGTACCTTTTTGCCCGCTTCTTGCAGGGCGAGGATTTTAAGCGCACCGTTGCCGCAAGCCACGACAAATCCGTCCTTTTCGATGCGTAAAATCTCCCCCGCCGCGCCGCTACCGTCAGCTAAATTTAACTCCAAAAATTTAAGCCCGCTTTCAAGAAAGACGCCCGGCCACTCGTGAAAAGCGCGAAATTTATTGTAAATTTGCTCCGCGTCCTCGCTCAAATTCACAAGTCCGTCTGATTTTTGTATCTTTTTGCAATGCGTTGCAAGCGCGTCATCTTGCTTTTGCGGTGTCAAATTTTTAAAATTAAAAAGCGTTTTTACCGCCAGCTCGCCCGCTAGCTCGCCCAAAATCCCAAACATCTCAGCCGATCTTTTACCCTCGCACGAAACGTGAGCAAAGCCCAGCATATCGCCCGTATCAAGTCCCTCATCCATGAGCATCGCCGTCACGCCAGTATTCTTTTCGCCGTTTAGCAAAGCCGCTTGTATCGGGCTTGCGCCGCGGTATTTAGGCAGTATGGAGGCGTGTAAATTTATACACGGGGCGATGTCTAGTATGCTCTTTGGTAAAATTTTCCCATACGCCGCGACCACGATAAAATCGGGCTTTAAGGCTAAAATTTCAGCCGCGACCGACCCCTCTTTTAGTGTCTTTGGCTGAAAAATTTTAGCATGCGGCAAATTTTGCTGCGTGTAAATTTTAACTTCGCTTGGCGTTAAAATTTGCTTCCTGCCGACCGGTTTATCAGGCTGCGTAAAAACGGCCGTGACACCGATACCAGCGCGCACAAGCGCGTCCAGGATCACCCTCGCGTACGCAGGCGTGCCCATAAAAATTATATTCATCTTTTTCCTTTAAATTTAGATGATTTTAGCCAAAAGAGGATTAAAAAACCTTATCGATTTAAATTTATACGCAATTTTCAACCCCACAAAATACTTGATTAATATTTAAACCGTGTATGAGTATAATTGATTTCATGTTTATTAAAGAAAGGACTTTGGGCGATGTTTAAACAAGAAAACCTTCAAATAAAATTAAAAAGTATAGGCAGAAGTTTCTTTGTAAAATATTTTGAAGATTTTATGTATAACGATTACGAAACCTTTATGGAAAAAGAGAATTATACTGAAAAAAGTATGCGTAACCGTGCTAGTACCGCCAAGTCGATCTTTACAAACAAGCAGGAATTCGAGGCGTTAAAGAATATAGTCAATTCAACTCGCATTGAAGAATATGTCAAACAAAAAGCACAAAAGTTGCTTAAAAAATATAATCAAATTTAATCCGAGCAAACCGAATTTAAACTTTTGCAGCACATCGTTACAGTTAAAACCATGTGGCAAAAGGCTTACGGTGCGACTTTCAGCACGACCACGCCGATAAGTATCAAGAGCACGCCAAAATATTTCCACAGGCTCGCCGCGTCGCCGTAAAACCACACGCCAATCATAAACGTTCCCGCCGCACCGATGCTCGTCCAGACCGCGTAAGACGTGCCGATAGGTATCTCGCGTTGCGCCAGCCAGAGCAAAAACCCACTCGCCGCCATAAATGCTATCGCCACGCAGACCCCAAGCACTCGCGAGCCTTCTTGCTGCGCCATTTTTAGCCCCACGGGCCAGCCCATCTCCATAAGCCCGGCGCATATCAAGTAAATCCAAGCCATTTTATCCTCTCATTTCGGTCAAATTTCTAGCAAAAATCATTTGAAATTTTCCTTTTTCAGCAGTTCGAGCAGGCTAAATTTAAGCTCGGCGATATTTTGATTTGTCGCGGAGCTGATCGGCATGACAAAATATGGCTTTGAGCCGTCAAATTCGTAAATATCTTGCTTGTAAATCAAATTTTTACCCGTCTTGCCCGCGCCGCCGTTTTTTGGATATTCGCCTTCGTTAAATTTACCCGTAGCCTCGCCCTTTATTTTTGACTGCTCGCCGCGAAGTCCCAAAATCTGCAAAAATTCGCCGACTTTTCGCTGCAAATTTTCCGCCGCGTCCATGCGCGTCAAAGCGATGGCAAAGTCTCTTTTGGCAAGTTCGGGCGAAAATTTCTCAACCTCGCCGTGAAGCGTGAAAAACTGCTCTTTTAGGCTTCGGTAGTTGGCAAGATCGAGCATATAAAGTAAAATTTTAGTGCGCTCGATGTGCTTTAAAAATTTAAGCCCAAGCCCGCGCCCATCGCTCGCGCCCTCGATGATGCCAGGGATGTCCGCCATCACAAAGCCGCTGTATTCATCGACCTCGACAAGGCCTAGCTTTGGCGTGAGCGTCGTAAATTCGTAGTTTGCGATCTGCGGCTTCGCGTTTGAAACGGTCGAAATGAGCGTGGATTTGCCGACATTTGGAAAGCCAACTAAACCGACATCGGCGATGAGTTTTAGCTCTAAGCGCACGTCGCACGTCTCTTCAGGCAGACCCTTTTGCGCATATTCGGGGGCTTGGTTGATCGAGCTTTTAAAATGCACGTTGCCAAGCCCGCCCTTGCCGCCTTTTAAAAACAGCACGCGCTCGCCCTCTTTGGTAAGATCTGCCAAAAGTTCATTCGTCTGCGCGTCATACACGGCAGTGCCGGGCGGCACGATGAGCTCGAGATTTTCGCCCTTTTTGCCGGTCATCCGCCTCCCCGAACCAGCCTCTCCGTTTTGAGCTTTGAGCGCCCTTTTGCCCTTGTATGCGGCTAGCGTGTGGGAGTTGTTGTCAGCGATTAAGTATACATCGCCGCCATCACCGCCATCGCCGCCGTCAGGTCCTCCTAAGATGACGTGCTTTTCGCGTCTGAAACTCACCGCCCCGGCTCCGCCATGCCCCGAACTTAGGGTTAAATTTACACTATCTATAAACATTTTTTGCCTTAAAATTTTTGCTGATTATAGCGATTTACGGTTTAAGATTTGATTTTTATGAATTTTGAGGAATTTAGGAAGCCAAAGCTTCCTAAAATTTAAGCGGCAGGATAAACAGAAACTTTTTTTCTGTTTTTGTCTTTTCTTTCGAATTTTACAAAGCCGTCGATCAATGCAAAAATAGTGTGATCTTTGCCAAGACCTACGTTGCTACCTGCGTGAGTGGCTGTGCCGCGCTGGCGAATGATGATGTTTCCTGCACGGACGAATTCGCCGCCAAATTTCTTGACACCTAAACGGCGTCCGATACTATCTCGGTTATTTTGGGTCGAGCCCTGACCTTTTTTGTGTGCCATTCATTCTCCTTTAAGCTGCGATACTAACGACTTTAACGCGTGTAAATTGTCTTCTAAAACCGCGTTTAAGTTTCGAGTCTTTGCGTCTGCGTTTTTTATAGATCACGACTTTTTTGTCTTTACCTAAATTTACGACTTCTAAGACAACTTTTGCACCCTTTACGAACGGCGCACCTACCTTGATACCACCGTCATTTACAGCCAAAACTTCTGTGATTTCGACGGTTGATTTTGCCTCGGCTTCAAACCTGTCAAGCTTGATATACTCGCCCTCGCTGACACGATATTGTTTGCCGCCATGTTTGATAATAGCGTATTTTGACATACTCTACCTTTCTTTTGGTAAGTTACCAAA containing:
- the fmt gene encoding methionyl-tRNA formyltransferase; its protein translation is MNIIFMGTPAYARVILDALVRAGIGVTAVFTQPDKPVGRKQILTPSEVKIYTQQNLPHAKIFQPKTLKEGSVAAEILALKPDFIVVAAYGKILPKSILDIAPCINLHASILPKYRGASPIQAALLNGEKNTGVTAMLMDEGLDTGDMLGFAHVSCEGKRSAEMFGILGELAGELAVKTLFNFKNLTPQKQDDALATHCKKIQKSDGLVNLSEDAEQIYNKFRAFHEWPGVFLESGLKFLELNLADGSGAAGEILRIEKDGFVVACGNGALKILALQEAGKKVLDAKAYINGKRLVAGSKIS
- the rpmA gene encoding 50S ribosomal protein L27 produces the protein MAHKKGQGSTQNNRDSIGRRLGVKKFGGEFVRAGNIIIRQRGTATHAGSNVGLGKDHTIFALIDGFVKFERKDKNRKKVSVYPAA
- the obgE gene encoding GTPase ObgE, which gives rise to MFIDSVNLTLSSGHGGAGAVSFRREKHVILGGPDGGDGGDGGDVYLIADNNSHTLAAYKGKRALKAQNGEAGSGRRMTGKKGENLELIVPPGTAVYDAQTNELLADLTKEGERVLFLKGGKGGLGNVHFKSSINQAPEYAQKGLPEETCDVRLELKLIADVGLVGFPNVGKSTLISTVSNAKPQIANYEFTTLTPKLGLVEVDEYSGFVMADIPGIIEGASDGRGLGLKFLKHIERTKILLYMLDLANYRSLKEQFFTLHGEVEKFSPELAKRDFAIALTRMDAAENLQRKVGEFLQILGLRGEQSKIKGEATGKFNEGEYPKNGGAGKTGKNLIYKQDIYEFDGSKPYFVMPISSATNQNIAELKFSLLELLKKENFK
- the rplU gene encoding 50S ribosomal protein L21, with protein sequence MSKYAIIKHGGKQYRVSEGEYIKLDRFEAEAKSTVEITEVLAVNDGGIKVGAPFVKGAKVVLEVVNLGKDKKVVIYKKRRRKDSKLKRGFRRQFTRVKVVSIAA
- a CDS encoding DMT family transporter, giving the protein MAWIYLICAGLMEMGWPVGLKMAQQEGSRVLGVCVAIAFMAASGFLLWLAQREIPIGTSYAVWTSIGAAGTFMIGVWFYGDAASLWKYFGVLLILIGVVVLKVAP